Proteins encoded together in one Deltaproteobacteria bacterium window:
- a CDS encoding peptidase M23 produces the protein MHLHVNPKPRKNRYRSRSRAPFIPNLKRLINGLGKVRPSLPTWRPRPWSVPRLSWSAFDLPRFRPLTARLVMPLTVAALILAFTALAVALLTTDPTQETAVAAVPPIPPPARQEILTQTPLEPQHPVVSGPETTTISETVHPGQTLSDILNPYLNVADIHSTAARCAEVFPVTRFRVGQPYTITLLDDLISEFIYEIDSSEQLVMNFGSSGLQGVERQAIAYDLSIRSVAGTITSSLFGAVDKLGEKPELAIRLADIFGWDIDFVRDIREGDGFRLVVQERFREGEFSGYGPILAATFTNQGKTFQAFRFEDRAGRADYYDENGRSMRKAFLKAPLSFTRISSGYTNSRFHPILKTWRPHHGIDYAAPTGTPIMTVGDGVISARSYDNAAGRYVKVRHSNGYESIYNHMSKFASGTNPGSRVKQGQVIGYVGTTGYATGPHLDFRVKKNGEYVNPLTIKSPPANPVPAEHMAAFQMERERLLALINVEDSQDLAATTDRPRSGSGS, from the coding sequence ATGCACCTTCACGTGAACCCCAAGCCACGGAAGAACCGTTACCGCAGTCGTTCTCGAGCTCCGTTCATTCCGAACCTGAAACGACTGATCAACGGTCTGGGGAAGGTCCGGCCCTCACTTCCGACCTGGCGGCCCCGGCCCTGGTCCGTACCCCGGCTTTCCTGGTCGGCCTTCGACCTGCCCCGATTTCGGCCCCTGACCGCCCGTCTGGTCATGCCTCTGACCGTCGCTGCCTTGATCTTGGCCTTCACGGCCCTGGCCGTGGCACTTCTGACCACAGACCCGACCCAGGAAACGGCCGTGGCCGCCGTACCTCCGATCCCCCCGCCGGCTAGACAGGAAATTCTGACCCAGACCCCTCTCGAACCCCAGCACCCGGTTGTCTCGGGTCCGGAGACCACGACAATTTCAGAAACCGTCCATCCAGGCCAGACCCTATCGGACATTCTGAACCCCTACCTTAATGTTGCCGATATTCACTCCACGGCCGCCCGTTGCGCCGAGGTCTTTCCAGTCACCCGGTTCAGGGTTGGCCAGCCCTATACCATCACCCTTTTGGACGATCTCATCTCCGAATTCATCTACGAGATCGACTCTTCGGAACAGCTTGTCATGAATTTCGGTTCCTCCGGCCTGCAAGGCGTTGAACGCCAGGCCATCGCCTACGACCTGTCGATCAGATCCGTGGCGGGGACCATCACCTCCAGCCTGTTCGGGGCTGTGGACAAATTGGGAGAAAAACCCGAACTGGCCATCAGACTGGCCGACATCTTTGGATGGGACATCGATTTCGTCCGGGACATCAGGGAAGGGGACGGTTTCCGCCTTGTGGTGCAGGAGCGGTTCCGGGAAGGGGAATTTTCGGGCTACGGCCCCATCCTGGCGGCCACCTTCACCAACCAGGGAAAAACTTTCCAGGCCTTTCGCTTCGAGGACCGGGCCGGTCGGGCCGACTACTACGACGAAAACGGCCGCTCCATGCGCAAGGCATTCCTTAAGGCGCCATTGTCCTTCACCCGCATCTCGTCGGGCTATACCAACAGCCGATTTCACCCGATTCTGAAAACTTGGCGGCCCCATCACGGCATCGACTACGCAGCCCCCACGGGCACGCCAATCATGACCGTGGGTGACGGGGTGATCTCGGCCCGAAGCTACGACAACGCCGCTGGCCGTTACGTCAAGGTCCGACACTCCAACGGGTACGAGTCCATCTACAACCACATGTCTAAATTCGCTTCAGGGACGAACCCGGGCTCCCGGGTCAAGCAGGGTCAGGTCATCGGCTACGTCGGGACCACAGGCTACGCCACCGGTCCACATCTGGACTTTCGGGTCAAGAAAAACGGCGAATACGTGAATCCGCTGACAATCAAGTCACCTCCGGCCAATCCGGTCCCTGCCGAGCACATGGCCGCCTTCCAAATGGAGCGGGAACGCCTCCTGGCCCTGATCAACGTCGAGGACTCTCAAGATCTGGCCGCGACCACGGACCGGCCAAGGTCCGGGTCCGGATCCTGA
- a CDS encoding cysteine synthase — protein sequence MGVDIAENVLGAIGRTPLIKIGRLNRNPDVTLTAKLESANPGGSIKDRVALAMIEAAEKSGELAPGKTVIEATSGNTGIGLAMVCAVKGYAITLVMSEAASEERKSILRAYGAELIQTPARFGTDGAIEEAYRLAREEPDRYVLMDQYNNPASIEAHCLGTAREIWEQTEGRVSCVVACLGTTGTAMGLCRGLKTLNPAVRVVGVEPFAGHKIQGLKNMQESYPPGIYDRSVLDEVVHVEDERAFGLCRDAARKEGLFIGMSGGAALAGALDVAADMAKGLVVVILPDAGDRYLSTSLYAGREDEGPALGGLDESRTVRPFSSRDVNVLYTPGPSLDRTGDLEFWRRLLHLDVLARYLGREGFTAQTAVGLADFDDRAVAAARSAGQTREVFCHGQRDRIAKLCGIMGVASNSALIFGGSDAEGMTGVCTELLNKGLAYEKLRSLYYDVQRDSGYGELSGMDTDKLSPGKTVDLERYAKDDPRDFTLLKRATLQDLKEGTVFKTKWGNVRPSWHLQMAWAGLLAPKRIRLFMAGSDQVFPHIENVGGIWRALGLVPGCWCASGPVRGGSDQDSGLDGLLAQGWSAHALRMWLLSAAWRRSLDAGDETLAMWAKNQKRVQETAAMLRACSGHEEAGAVEFREEAGAEVRQAAFDLHRSFRQTLDADLGIFKFWPALFEFCREINRLSAGRAGWNREARICLDALFQVDEVLGILDRRALPLVWTDVPAEVRDLVVRRGFLRESRDFSGADGLRAEIEGLGFRLEDGPAGPRIFGPSLF from the coding sequence ATGGGCGTGGACATTGCTGAAAACGTGCTGGGGGCCATCGGGCGCACTCCGCTGATCAAGATCGGACGGTTGAACCGGAATCCAGACGTGACTCTGACCGCCAAGCTCGAGTCCGCTAATCCCGGCGGATCCATCAAGGATCGGGTGGCCTTGGCCATGATCGAGGCGGCCGAGAAGAGCGGCGAACTCGCACCTGGCAAGACGGTCATCGAGGCCACTTCAGGGAACACGGGTATCGGTCTGGCCATGGTCTGCGCTGTGAAAGGCTATGCCATCACTCTGGTCATGTCCGAGGCGGCCTCGGAGGAGCGCAAGAGCATCCTGAGAGCCTACGGGGCCGAACTCATCCAGACTCCGGCCCGGTTCGGCACGGACGGGGCCATTGAGGAGGCCTATCGTCTGGCTCGGGAGGAACCCGACCGCTACGTGCTCATGGACCAGTACAACAACCCGGCCAGCATCGAAGCCCATTGCCTTGGAACGGCCAGGGAGATTTGGGAGCAGACCGAGGGAAGGGTTAGCTGCGTGGTGGCCTGCCTGGGAACCACGGGCACGGCCATGGGCCTGTGTCGGGGGCTCAAGACTCTGAACCCGGCAGTGAGGGTGGTGGGGGTTGAGCCTTTTGCCGGCCACAAGATTCAGGGACTTAAAAACATGCAGGAGTCCTATCCTCCGGGTATCTACGACCGGAGCGTTCTCGATGAGGTCGTTCACGTCGAGGATGAGCGGGCCTTCGGGTTGTGCCGGGATGCGGCACGCAAGGAAGGGCTGTTTATCGGCATGAGCGGAGGTGCCGCCCTGGCCGGGGCACTGGATGTGGCCGCCGACATGGCCAAAGGCCTTGTGGTGGTCATTCTTCCCGACGCCGGGGACCGCTACCTGAGCACTTCTCTCTACGCGGGCAGGGAGGACGAGGGCCCAGCCCTGGGCGGGCTCGACGAATCCCGGACGGTCCGCCCGTTTTCTTCACGGGACGTCAATGTCCTCTACACCCCTGGACCCAGCCTGGACAGGACCGGCGATCTGGAGTTCTGGCGACGACTGCTTCATCTGGACGTGCTGGCCAGGTATTTGGGCCGTGAGGGTTTCACGGCCCAGACGGCGGTGGGCCTGGCCGATTTCGACGATCGGGCCGTGGCTGCGGCCAGATCTGCCGGACAGACCCGGGAGGTCTTTTGTCACGGGCAAAGGGACCGGATCGCTAAGCTTTGCGGGATTATGGGCGTGGCCTCGAATTCGGCCCTGATTTTCGGAGGCAGCGACGCCGAGGGAATGACAGGGGTCTGCACGGAACTCTTAAACAAGGGTTTGGCCTACGAGAAGCTCAGGTCCCTCTACTACGACGTTCAGCGTGACTCCGGGTACGGTGAGTTGTCCGGAATGGATACGGACAAATTGAGCCCGGGCAAGACCGTCGACCTGGAACGCTACGCCAAGGACGATCCACGGGACTTCACTCTGCTCAAGCGGGCCACTCTCCAGGATTTGAAAGAGGGCACGGTCTTTAAGACGAAATGGGGCAATGTTCGCCCGTCCTGGCATCTGCAGATGGCCTGGGCCGGGCTTTTGGCCCCGAAGCGGATACGGCTCTTCATGGCCGGGTCTGATCAGGTCTTTCCCCATATCGAAAATGTTGGGGGCATCTGGCGGGCCCTGGGCTTGGTTCCGGGGTGTTGGTGCGCCAGCGGTCCGGTGCGGGGCGGATCCGATCAGGACTCGGGCCTAGACGGTCTACTGGCCCAGGGATGGTCCGCCCATGCGCTGCGGATGTGGCTTTTGTCGGCAGCCTGGAGGCGGAGCCTCGACGCCGGAGACGAAACCTTGGCCATGTGGGCCAAAAACCAGAAGCGGGTCCAGGAGACGGCGGCCATGCTTCGGGCCTGTTCCGGTCATGAAGAGGCTGGGGCCGTGGAATTTCGTGAAGAGGCCGGAGCTGAAGTCAGGCAGGCCGCGTTCGATCTGCATCGGTCCTTCCGTCAGACCCTGGATGCGGACCTGGGGATCTTCAAGTTCTGGCCGGCCCTGTTCGAGTTCTGCCGGGAGATCAACCGCCTATCCGCAGGCCGGGCCGGGTGGAACCGGGAGGCCCGGATCTGTCTGGATGCCCTCTTCCAGGTGGACGAGGTCCTCGGAATTTTGGACAGAAGGGCCCTGCCCTTAGTCTGGACCGACGTCCCGGCCGAGGTCCGGGATCTGGTGGTTCGGCGGGGCTTTTTGCGGGAGAGCAGGGATTTTTCGGGTGCCGACGGCCTTCGGGCAGAAATTGAAGGCCTGGGTTTCAGACTCGAGGACGGCCCGGCCGGGCCGAGAATTTTTGGGCCGTCCTTGTTCTGA
- the radA gene encoding DNA repair protein RadA has product MGKTREEGREKEWYVCSACGQGTSRWQGQCKACGEWNTLARELGVAGPAGGQEGRSSGAILLEEALDPESEAISTRMSGLDAVLGRGLEPGAAILLSGEPGIGKSTLLLQLAYALARGQGRAAYVSGEESLAQLRGRADRLGLLGPGLTALATNRLDEALQLMDQNPGLDLLILDSVQTMTSSQAPGLPGSVGQVRSVAVQAIDKAKETGTAVVLVGHVTKDGQIAGPKILEHMVDTVLYLEGDRQHLYRLLRVIKNRFGPSDELLVLEMAKEGLKIVDDPATFFLQARDPGLSGTALVMAAEGHRTFAVEVQALACKSYLAFPRRTAVGLEANRLNLILAVMEKRLKLNLSQMDIYVKIGGGLKLTDPGLDLGLAVAILSSIRDRALPEGAVFWGEVDLNGQVRPVFSHALRLRQAGRLGYTPVFHPKAGQQDQAGWTRIGDVSRCLFG; this is encoded by the coding sequence ATGGGCAAGACCCGCGAAGAAGGACGGGAAAAGGAATGGTATGTATGCTCGGCCTGCGGCCAAGGAACGTCCCGCTGGCAGGGCCAGTGCAAGGCCTGCGGCGAGTGGAATACCCTGGCCAGGGAGCTTGGAGTCGCCGGTCCGGCAGGAGGGCAGGAGGGCCGTTCGAGCGGGGCCATACTTTTGGAGGAGGCCCTCGACCCTGAAAGCGAGGCCATTTCGACCCGGATGTCGGGCCTGGACGCTGTGCTGGGGCGTGGACTGGAACCTGGTGCGGCCATTCTTCTCAGCGGGGAGCCGGGTATCGGGAAATCGACCCTGCTTTTGCAACTGGCTTACGCTCTGGCCAGGGGGCAGGGACGGGCGGCCTATGTCTCCGGAGAGGAATCCCTGGCGCAACTGCGCGGCCGGGCCGACCGCTTAGGCCTTCTGGGGCCAGGGTTGACGGCCTTGGCCACGAACAGGCTGGACGAGGCTCTGCAGCTTATGGACCAGAATCCGGGTCTCGATCTTCTGATTCTGGATTCGGTCCAGACCATGACCTCGTCCCAGGCTCCGGGTTTGCCGGGGAGCGTCGGCCAGGTCCGGTCCGTGGCCGTGCAGGCTATCGACAAGGCCAAGGAGACCGGCACGGCCGTTGTCCTCGTGGGCCATGTGACCAAGGACGGCCAGATCGCCGGACCCAAGATTCTGGAGCACATGGTGGACACGGTCCTCTATCTGGAAGGGGATCGCCAGCATCTCTACCGGCTGTTGCGGGTGATCAAGAACCGGTTCGGACCCTCGGACGAGCTTCTGGTCCTGGAGATGGCCAAAGAAGGGCTTAAAATAGTGGACGACCCGGCGACATTCTTTCTCCAGGCCCGGGATCCTGGCCTGAGCGGCACGGCTCTGGTCATGGCCGCCGAGGGGCACAGAACCTTCGCCGTGGAGGTTCAGGCCCTGGCGTGCAAATCCTACCTGGCCTTTCCCCGCCGGACGGCAGTGGGCCTGGAGGCCAATCGCCTAAACCTCATCCTGGCGGTGATGGAAAAACGGCTTAAGCTCAATTTGTCCCAGATGGACATCTACGTGAAGATCGGCGGGGGACTCAAGCTGACCGATCCAGGCCTGGATCTTGGTCTGGCCGTGGCCATTCTGTCGTCCATTCGGGACCGGGCCCTGCCCGAGGGAGCGGTGTTCTGGGGGGAAGTGGATCTAAACGGGCAGGTCCGTCCGGTGTTCAGCCATGCCCTTCGGCTTCGTCAGGCCGGGAGACTTGGCTACACCCCTGTTTTTCATCCCAAGGCCGGGCAACAGGATCAGGCGGGGTGGACCAGAATCGGCGACGTCAGTCGCTGTCTGTTCGGCTGA